One part of the Actinotignum schaalii genome encodes these proteins:
- a CDS encoding LysM peptidoglycan-binding domain-containing protein — MSATIKALLSALAGLASAFFAVATARLHAPPGSVAQLTGTLTVGVCIVACLACARLTLCYCAVARFARGKDDAVTRLARRIGGRRFRAALTSTLATTLVAVPGAWAAEPNSGSGIDIGWGGDYSALLTSSSQPSPDPTGLFRVNPDDLLGDVSYRDGAGGYYLHPPALPAASPSAGPGEPNATGIADAPGEADAQHEANTLGKPNASGEAGEVNAPGKADAPKEPGALSSPRAMAEPAQSAQAAQPSNPGSAPTESSRLATRSTPTLSPTEISQLAAPLLNSDPQPAELPWAGPPPIYIVQPGDTLWDIADTHLGAGASDADILGYTYAIAAANTIENSDLIYPGEHFILPPARE; from the coding sequence ATGTCGGCAACGATCAAAGCGCTGTTATCGGCGCTCGCAGGGCTCGCGTCCGCATTTTTCGCGGTCGCGACCGCCCGCTTGCATGCCCCGCCCGGGAGCGTCGCCCAGCTCACCGGGACTCTCACCGTGGGCGTATGCATCGTCGCGTGCTTGGCATGCGCGCGGCTCACCCTCTGCTATTGCGCGGTTGCGCGCTTCGCGCGCGGGAAGGACGACGCCGTCACCCGCCTCGCCCGTCGCATCGGCGGGCGCCGTTTCCGCGCGGCTCTCACCAGCACTCTCGCCACTACGCTGGTGGCCGTGCCCGGGGCGTGGGCCGCGGAGCCGAACTCTGGCAGCGGCATCGATATTGGCTGGGGCGGTGACTATTCGGCTCTTCTCACCTCGTCTTCCCAGCCCAGTCCCGATCCCACCGGGTTGTTCCGCGTGAATCCTGATGACTTGCTCGGTGATGTCTCGTATCGAGACGGCGCGGGTGGCTACTATTTGCACCCGCCGGCGCTACCTGCGGCATCGCCTTCGGCTGGGCCTGGTGAACCAAACGCGACGGGTATAGCAGATGCGCCAGGCGAAGCGGATGCGCAGCATGAAGCGAATACGTTAGGTAAACCGAATGCGTCGGGCGAAGCGGGCGAAGTGAATGCGCCAGGTAAAGCGGACGCACCAAAAGAACCGGGTGCGCTGAGTTCGCCGCGCGCCATGGCCGAACCTGCTCAGTCTGCTCAGGCTGCTCAGCCAAGCAACCCGGGTAGCGCTCCCACCGAATCGTCACGCCTAGCCACGCGCAGCACACCCACACTTTCCCCGACCGAGATTTCACAGCTGGCTGCCCCGCTCCTCAACTCGGATCCGCAGCCCGCGGAGCTGCCGTGGGCAGGGCCTCCCCCGATTTATATTGTTCAGCCCGGGGACACCCTCTGGGATATCGCCGATACGCACCTCGGGGCCGGCGCGAGCGATGCGGATATTCTCGGCTATACCTATGCCATCGCCGCGGCTAACACAATCGAGAATAGTGATCTCATTTATCCCGGCGAACACTTTATTCTTCCGCCAGCGCGGGAGTAA
- a CDS encoding P-loop NTPase family protein, with amino-acid sequence MRSNPERRKRANVPKHTNPAERAHPGPGFLVAIWGSAGAPGRSALARDLAWVLSERHAVLLVDADTRNPSLAQLVDLGEEPAGLIGVARALHAGDALEAQLPRYVRELRAGPNGTLHLLPGLNRGGRWRELSGPGIGELWDKLRPFAQITIVDCAAELPAFLDEADTRAAGFSRSKQPDPHEQLGQGARSSEGCVGVSGERDSLTLSALLAADLIVVACRAGPVGLRRGAETWWRARALGRATLPVVTRAGLEDRVTFASLLGEREIPAVIGVGDDAARYARAERAGTSVVAVAPRSRVSRDVRRLARAVLDYRGVGR; translated from the coding sequence ATGAGGTCGAATCCTGAGCGTCGGAAGCGTGCCAACGTCCCGAAGCACACGAATCCTGCTGAGCGTGCCCATCCTGGCCCCGGTTTCCTAGTGGCCATCTGGGGGAGCGCGGGCGCCCCGGGCCGTTCCGCCTTGGCGCGCGATCTTGCCTGGGTGTTGAGCGAGCGGCATGCGGTGCTGCTGGTGGACGCGGATACCCGCAACCCGTCCTTGGCACAGCTCGTGGACCTGGGCGAGGAACCAGCCGGGCTTATCGGGGTGGCCCGCGCCCTGCATGCCGGCGACGCCCTTGAGGCGCAGCTTCCGCGTTACGTTCGGGAACTGCGCGCCGGCCCGAATGGCACTTTACATCTCCTCCCCGGTCTCAACCGCGGTGGCCGCTGGCGTGAACTGAGCGGGCCCGGTATCGGCGAGCTCTGGGATAAACTCCGGCCTTTCGCACAGATCACCATCGTTGATTGCGCCGCGGAACTACCCGCTTTTCTCGACGAAGCCGATACCCGGGCGGCCGGATTCTCCCGCTCGAAGCAACCTGATCCGCACGAGCAGCTAGGTCAGGGTGCCCGGAGTAGCGAGGGATGTGTCGGGGTGAGCGGGGAGCGTGATAGCTTGACGCTCAGCGCCCTCCTCGCCGCGGATCTCATTGTGGTGGCCTGCCGCGCCGGACCGGTGGGTTTGCGCCGCGGAGCGGAGACGTGGTGGCGGGCCCGGGCGCTGGGCCGCGCGACTTTGCCGGTGGTCACGCGCGCGGGTCTGGAGGACCGCGTTACCTTCGCCTCGCTTCTCGGGGAGCGTGAGATACCCGCGGTGATAGGGGTGGGCGACGACGCCGCTCGCTACGCACGGGCCGAACGAGCCGGCACCAGCGTGGTGGCTGTGGCCCCTCGCAGTAGGGTGAGTCGGGATGTGCGGCGGCTGGCGCGTGCTGTTCTGGACTATCGGGGTGTGGGGCGGTGA
- a CDS encoding DUF6912 family protein: MRIYLPATPADVAMSVLSGRVVHAATEALAREVNDEDRDYLEAIAFNAAADDSLSAVSAMFTGKADPQFGVVLPERGGLRPRRVVIAAEVAPEKCRDLADPEEYLPTALELSDELSWADVVSIHVDGAEMEPYVLAGPDDKAAFEVLAEEDLLWYDVSERLDLALELGAAASV; encoded by the coding sequence ATGAGAATTTATCTTCCGGCTACTCCTGCCGATGTGGCGATGTCCGTGCTTTCCGGGCGTGTGGTGCACGCGGCAACGGAGGCTCTGGCGCGTGAAGTGAATGATGAAGATCGTGATTATCTTGAGGCGATTGCTTTCAACGCGGCCGCGGATGATTCTTTGAGTGCTGTCTCGGCGATGTTCACTGGGAAGGCCGATCCTCAGTTCGGGGTAGTGCTACCGGAGCGGGGCGGGCTGCGCCCGCGCCGGGTTGTGATTGCTGCCGAGGTAGCACCCGAGAAATGTCGGGACCTTGCCGACCCGGAGGAGTATTTGCCCACGGCCCTCGAGCTTTCTGATGAGCTCTCCTGGGCTGACGTGGTGTCTATCCACGTTGACGGGGCAGAGATGGAACCCTATGTGCTGGCAGGACCCGATGACAAGGCCGCTTTCGAGGTGCTCGCCGAGGAAGACTTGCTCTGGTATGACGTTTCCGAACGCCTTGATCTAGCCCTCGAACTGGGCGCAGCGGCAAGCGTTTAA
- a CDS encoding DDE-type integrase/transposase/recombinase: MPPQLKASRPYETLVWDITFLPLLARGQSVALHMVLDLYSRSVVGWAVGPYQCASLAATLFDQVITKAAGQGLGVEVIHSDNGSTMKSQALKKVAERYAVKRSFSRPHVSDDNPHMESSFATLKNHASYPGVFEDLEHARAWVEEWVEFYNTHRVHPGLADFTPAQILDGSWEEAWQVRQRNALVLYAANPARYRYRKPVIAKPVLGVSFNLTNTPGDVSNRSTVSAVINTKP; encoded by the coding sequence ATGCCCCCGCAGTTGAAAGCGAGTAGGCCGTATGAGACGTTGGTGTGGGATATTACCTTCCTGCCCCTCCTCGCGCGTGGTCAGTCGGTAGCCCTACACATGGTGTTGGACTTGTATTCGCGTAGTGTTGTGGGCTGGGCGGTAGGCCCCTACCAATGCGCTAGCCTGGCCGCCACCCTCTTCGACCAGGTCATCACGAAAGCCGCGGGCCAAGGATTAGGGGTGGAAGTGATTCACTCGGATAACGGCTCGACAATGAAAAGCCAAGCCCTGAAAAAGGTTGCCGAGCGTTACGCCGTGAAGCGTTCTTTCTCGCGTCCCCATGTCAGTGATGATAACCCGCATATGGAATCCTCTTTCGCCACGCTGAAGAATCACGCGAGTTATCCGGGAGTATTCGAGGATCTCGAGCACGCCAGAGCATGGGTGGAAGAATGGGTGGAGTTTTATAACACGCACCGGGTTCACCCGGGCCTAGCCGATTTCACCCCTGCCCAGATCCTTGACGGTTCTTGGGAGGAGGCCTGGCAGGTACGTCAGCGCAATGCTTTGGTTTTGTATGCCGCGAATCCGGCCCGGTATCGCTACCGCAAGCCCGTTATCGCTAAACCGGTGCTTGGAGTGTCGTTTAATCTGACGAACACGCCCGGTGACGTCAGCAACCGGTCAACCGTTTCAGCGGTGATCAACACGAAACCCTAA